The Prodigiosinella aquatilis region TTCTATGTGATCGCGCTACGTGAATTCTGCTGCATTGCATGATGAAATCTTAGAATTCACGTAGCGCAGCCGTCGATTTAACACGTTAACGACTATAAACCGGCATAGGCCTTCTCAACTTTCGCCATATATCTCGGTGCCTGAGGTGCTGGATGATGTTGACGGACATGCCAGCTAAAAGCTGCCGGTGTCAGTTGATTAATCATCCGAATAGCAGCTTGCCGATTACTTGAGAAAGTCCGCAACAATGCACCCGCACCGTTGACGTAGGCCACTTCGGTTGCGTAACGTCGCGTGACCGGATTGTTGATCCAATTTAGTTGCTGATGTTGCAACGAGCTGATATACGCCGTTCCCAGGTCAATATTGGTTTCCGGGTCCAGTAAATCGTCGTCATCAGGACAGCCTCGTTTACCTTTGTAACGGTACGCATCACAGCCACTGGTGGACGCTTTAAGTTGCATCAAACCGATTGCATTTGAAGGACTTACCGCTTCCGGATTAAAATTGGATTCGACCTGGATGATCGCCTTAATGAGTTTTTGATCAACTTTATAATTGTCAGCAGCTTCCTTAATCTCATCATCATAGGCGTGCGGGTCATATTTCTTATAATGAGGTTTGCTGGAGCAGCCTGCCAAAATCATCAGTATGATCAACATGCCTAATCGTGACGAATGTTTGAGTAGTGAAGTCATGGAATTACCAGGGTTAAATTAAGCAAAAGTAAGTCCGTAATTTCGGACACTGACAAGATACCGTTATCGTTACCGAGGGTCATATATTAAATGGCGTTTTACGCTGATCTCGGTTACTAAAAGTGCGAATACCTACATCAGTACCCTGCTCTCTGTCTATTCGGTCTATCATAGACATCCATAACTTGACATTTTTAATACAAATTGTATTTTTAATGCCATGCTTACATTTCTGATTATCGTCCCGGATGGGGGCTTGTTGTTCGAAGCGGCGGGTATCGCCGACATCCTTATGCAGGCGAATTGCCTGGTGCCAAATTCGGCCTATCAGGTGACAGTTGCCACCACGCAACCGCATCATGTAGTTCACGGTGCATCAGGCTTGAACCTGCTGGCCGACCACCGGCTTTGCGATCTCAACCCTGAACTTCCGCGTGATACCATCATGATTACCGGCAAAGGCCTGACCGAAGAAGAAGGCACCAGCGTCGTTGATTGGATTCAACGTGCGTCACCCCACACCCGGCGTGTGGTTTCCATTTGTAGCGGTGCAATGCTTTTGGCTAAAACCGGTCTGCTTGACGGACGTCATGCCACCACGCATTGGCGACTGCTTGATACTCTGCAAGCCGAGTTTCCTCAGGTCACGGTCGAACGTGGTCCGATCTATGTTCAGGATGGGAATGTTTGGACGTCAGGCGGCGTCAGCTCTGGTTTTGACCTTACTCTCGCTCTGGTTGAGGACGACTATGGGTTCAATCTGGCTCGCGATGTGGCACAGGATCTAGTGATGTTCCTCCGCCGCCCTGGAGGACAGTCTCAATTCAGCCGCTATCTTTTGAATCAGGCCAGTGAAGGGCCGATTCGTGATCTTCAGTCCTGGATTTCTGAAAATCTTGCTGATGACTTATCTGTCGAAAATCT contains the following coding sequences:
- a CDS encoding transglycosylase SLT domain-containing protein produces the protein MTSLLKHSSRLGMLIILMILAGCSSKPHYKKYDPHAYDDEIKEAADNYKVDQKLIKAIIQVESNFNPEAVSPSNAIGLMQLKASTSGCDAYRYKGKRGCPDDDDLLDPETNIDLGTAYISSLQHQQLNWINNPVTRRYATEVAYVNGAGALLRTFSSNRQAAIRMINQLTPAAFSWHVRQHHPAPQAPRYMAKVEKAYAGL
- a CDS encoding helix-turn-helix domain-containing protein, with amino-acid sequence MLTFLIIVPDGGLLFEAAGIADILMQANCLVPNSAYQVTVATTQPHHVVHGASGLNLLADHRLCDLNPELPRDTIMITGKGLTEEEGTSVVDWIQRASPHTRRVVSICSGAMLLAKTGLLDGRHATTHWRLLDTLQAEFPQVTVERGPIYVQDGNVWTSGGVSSGFDLTLALVEDDYGFNLARDVAQDLVMFLRRPGGQSQFSRYLLNQASEGPIRDLQSWISENLADDLSVENLAERVAMSPRNFTRVFTREIGITPAKYVEEVRLSAARQRLEQTKQNIEHIAFTTGFGNGLNLRRVFERNLQLTPTEYRDRFCSRMMA